One Bradyrhizobium zhanjiangense DNA segment encodes these proteins:
- a CDS encoding LysR family transcriptional regulator, with the protein MNLNTLDLNLLTALDALLREANVSRAALRIGLSQPAASHALQRLRDIFGDPLLVRTGARMELTPRAEALRAPLAHALDQVRGLFVPEDFDAARSERQFRLMMPDLAVELLMPPLMEKVTRLAPNVRIEIVPWRGSAIFHAEFARTIDLVISIGNAFKGFHRQLLYTDSDALAVRRGHPMAAKLTRRETFLAARHVGVIIRGSAEDLIDTWLRSKGIERHISLVVAGYLEALHVAARTDLVAFVPRRLIAALSKQLGLVTVTPPLDPGIDEQFMFHPTRAQMDPGSIWLRRLMLATGRELEQAKRKLS; encoded by the coding sequence ATGAATTTGAATACGCTTGACCTCAATTTGCTGACCGCCCTCGACGCATTGCTGCGCGAGGCCAATGTCAGCCGCGCCGCACTTCGGATCGGCCTGTCGCAACCGGCGGCGAGCCATGCGCTCCAGCGCCTGCGTGACATCTTTGGCGATCCGCTTTTGGTGCGCACCGGCGCGCGGATGGAGCTGACGCCCCGGGCCGAGGCGCTCCGCGCACCGCTCGCCCACGCGCTCGACCAGGTGCGCGGGTTGTTCGTGCCTGAGGATTTCGACGCGGCGCGCAGCGAACGGCAATTTCGCCTGATGATGCCGGACTTGGCGGTCGAGCTGTTGATGCCGCCGTTGATGGAGAAGGTGACGCGCCTTGCGCCCAACGTCCGCATCGAGATCGTGCCGTGGCGCGGATCTGCGATCTTCCACGCCGAGTTCGCCCGCACCATTGACCTCGTGATCTCGATCGGCAACGCCTTCAAGGGCTTTCACCGCCAGCTGCTTTACACCGACAGCGACGCGCTGGCGGTGCGGCGCGGCCATCCGATGGCTGCAAAGCTCACGCGGCGCGAAACGTTCCTGGCCGCACGCCATGTCGGCGTCATCATCCGCGGCAGCGCTGAGGACCTGATCGACACCTGGCTGCGCAGCAAGGGCATCGAGCGGCACATCTCATTGGTGGTGGCAGGCTATCTCGAAGCGCTGCACGTCGCCGCCCGCACCGATCTCGTCGCCTTCGTGCCACGCCGGCTGATCGCGGCGCTGTCGAAGCAGCTCGGCCTCGTCACGGTGACGCCGCCGCTCGACCCTGGGATCGACGAGCAGTTCATGTTCCATCCGACGCGCGCGCAGATGGACCCCGGCTCGATCTGGCTGCGGCGGCTGATGCTGGCGACGGGACGGGAGTTGGAGCAAGCCAAGCGCAAGCTCTCGTAG
- a CDS encoding glutathione S-transferase family protein codes for MLKLYYATGTCALATYITLEEVGADYTAERLSFKDNQQNSPDYLAINPKGRVPALVTDRGILTETPAMLAYIAQTFPKAKLAPLDDPFDFAQVQSFNSYLCSTVHINHAHKMRGARWATQESSFADMKAMVPKTMAACFALIEQKMFRGPWVMGEQFTICDPYLYTLSTWLEGDSVDINATPKIADHFKRMSDRPAVRKVMDAQKA; via the coding sequence ATGCTCAAGCTCTATTACGCCACCGGCACCTGCGCGCTCGCCACCTACATCACCCTGGAGGAGGTTGGCGCCGACTACACGGCCGAGCGGCTGAGCTTCAAGGACAACCAGCAGAACAGTCCGGACTATCTCGCGATCAACCCGAAGGGCCGCGTGCCGGCCCTGGTGACCGATCGCGGGATCCTGACCGAGACGCCGGCGATGCTGGCTTATATCGCGCAGACCTTTCCCAAGGCGAAGCTCGCGCCGCTCGACGATCCCTTCGATTTCGCCCAGGTGCAGTCGTTCAACTCCTATCTCTGTTCGACCGTGCACATCAACCATGCCCACAAGATGCGCGGCGCGCGCTGGGCGACGCAGGAGAGCTCGTTCGCCGACATGAAGGCGATGGTCCCGAAGACCATGGCGGCCTGCTTCGCCCTGATCGAGCAGAAGATGTTCAGAGGGCCTTGGGTGATGGGTGAGCAGTTCACGATCTGCGATCCCTATCTCTACACGCTCTCGACCTGGCTCGAAGGCGACAGCGTCGACATCAACGCGACGCCGAAGATCGCCGATCATTTCAAGCGCATGTCGGATCGGCCCGCGGTGCGCAAGGTGATGGACGCGCAGAAGGCGTAG